GCCCGAGAGCTGATCCTCCAGGGACTTGACCGCGTCGATGTCGATACCCGGCGCGGGAATGTAAGCGCCGAGGCGGTAGAGCGCCAGGATCCCGGCGACGAACAGGAGCTTCCTGCGGATCTCCGGTACAGAGAATGCCTTCGCGATCGTTGCGAGCATCAGCCCTCGATCAGCTCACAGCTTCCGCCGGCAGCCTCGATCTTCTCCTTCGCCGTGGCGCTGAAGCCATGGGCGCGGACCGTGAGGCCCTTGGAGATCTCACCCTTGGCGAGAATCTTGACCGGGTGCGAACGGGTGGCCAGACCGGCGTCCTTCAACGTTTCCGGGGTGACCTCGGCTCCGGCCTCGAAGCGCTCTTCAAGATCGCTCAGGTTGACCGGCTGGGTCGTGGTGCGGAAGTTCTCGAACGGCATCGACTTCTTCATGTGCGGACCGCGCAGCTTGCGCATCCGCATGTGAATCGGGTTCTGCCCGCCTTCGTGTTTGGAGTTCTTCTTGTTGCCCGCGCGCTGTCCCTGGCCGCCGTGTCCGCGGCCGGAAGTCTTGCCGGTGCCGGAACCCTGGCCACGACCGATCCGCTTGCGCGGACGGCGTGATCCCGGCTTCGGGCTCAAATTGTGCAGGCCGATCTCGTCGGCGCGGCTTTCCTGTTCTTTCTTACTCATTAGGTCCTTCGACTTCGACCAGATGAGACACGACCGTGAGCTGGCCCTGCAGCTGAGGTGAATCCTCGCGCTGGACCTTGCGGCCGATCTTCCCGAGCCCGAGCGCCTGGAGGGTGCCCTTCTGGTGCGGGTTGTTGTGAATGTTGGAACGGGTCTGGGTGATCGTGAGCTTCGCCATGACTACTCGACCTCGCGCTTCGCTTCGGCTGTGTCGGTCTTCTCGGCGTCTTCAGCGACCTCTTCTTCGGCCTGGACCTCTTCAGCGGCTTCGACCGTGCCGGCGTCGAGCTGCTCCTCGGCTGCCACTTCGGCCTCGACCTCGGATGAAGCGACGGTCGACGGATCGGCGACTACTGCGCCTTCACCGGCGGCAACATCGGCCTCGGCCTTGGATTCAAGAGCGGCGATATCAGGGGGAGTTTCGGCTTTTGCCGGGGCTTCCGCTTCCGCGGGGGCTTCCTCTGGAACGGCTCCGTCAATGGTCTTCGAATCGTCCTTCGGTTCCTTCGGCTCGAGGCCGAGCACTTCCGCGATCGTCAGGCCACGCAGCTCGGCGACTTCTTCCGGCCGGCGCAGGCGCACGATGCCGTCCATGGTCGCCTTGACCAGGTTGATCGGGTTCTGGGTGCCGATGCTCTTGGTGAGGATGTCCTTGACCCCTCCCAGTTCGAGCACGGCGCGCACTCCACCACCGGCGATGACGCCGGTACCGGCACTGGCCGGGCGAAGGACAACGTGTCCGGCACCGAAGCGGCCGATGATCTTGTGGGTGATCGTGTCGTTGTACTTCGGGATGCGAATCAGGTTCTTGCGGGCGTTCTCGACGGCCTTCTGGATGGCCAGCGGGACTTCCCGGGCCTTTCCGTAACCGATTCCGACGACCGACTCTTCATCTCCGACAGCGACCAGCGCAGTGAACGAGAACCGGCGACCACCCTTGACCACTTTGGCCACACGGTTGATCTCGATCACACGCTCCTGCAGGTCGAGCCCCTTGGGGCTGACCATCTCGACGCGGGCTGTATCCATTCCCTTCATATCAGCTGCTCACCGTAGCGAAGTTCGTAAAAATCAAAACTCAAGCCCGCCTTCTCTTGCTCCCTCGGCGAGGGCTTTGACCCGGCCGTGGTAGCGGTAACCGCTGCGATCGAAGACACACGTCTCGACCCCAGCCTTCTTTGCACGTTCGGCCAGCAGAACGCCTGCCTTCTTCGCCTGTTCGGTCCGGTCGAGCTTCCTGAGCTCGGCTTCGGTCCAGTTCGCGGCCGCGAGGGTCTTGCCATCGACGTCGTCGATGAGCTGGGCGAAAATTCCGCGGTTGGAACGGTAGACCGAAAGCCTGGGCCGCTCGGCGGTACCGGAGATCTTCGCCCGCACGCGGTAACGCCGGCGCTGGCGCCGCTGACGATTGGTGGTGACGGTCATACGCGCTTACCGACCTTCCTGGCGACATGTTCGTCGCGGTAACGGATTCCCTTGCCCTTGTACGGCTCGGGCGGGCGGCTCTCGCGGATATTGGCCGCGACCTGGCCGACCTTCTGCTTGTCGATCCCGCGGACGATGACTTCCGTCGGCTGGGGAACTTCAAAATCGATGCCATCGGTGGCTTCGATCGTCACCGGGTGCGAGTAACCGAGTGCGAGCTCGAGGCCCTTGCCCTTCGCCGCCGCGCGGTAACCGACGCCCTGGATGTCGAGGCGCTTCTCGTAACCGTTGGTCACGCCTTCAATCTGGTTGGCGATCAGGCTGCGGGTGAGTCCGTGGAGGGCCCGGTGCGGTCCACGATCGGTCGGGCGCTCGACGGTGATCTGACCGTCGGACGACTTGACCGTCATCTCCGTCGAGACCTCCTGGACGAGCTCGCCCTTGGGTCCCTTGACGGTGACCACTCCCGGCTTGACGTCGACTTCGACGTTGTCGGGAATTGAAATTGGCTGTTTACCGATTCGACTCATAGTTCTTTCTCACCAGACGTAGGCGACGACTTCTCCGCCGACGCCTTCCTTCTTTGCTTCGTGACCGGTCATGACGCCGTGGGATGTCGAGACGATCGCGGTACCGGTGCCTCCGTAGACCCGCGGGACCGCGGTGTGACGCACGTAACGGCGGCGGCCGGGACGCGAGACACGCTCGATGCCGGTGATGACCGGCAGGTGGTCCTTGGTGTACTTCAGACGCACCGAGATCTTTTCGCCGACTTCGGCGGCTTCCTTTTCGAACCCGGTGATGTAGCCCTGTTCGGTCAGGATGCGGGAGATCTCCAGCTTCAGCTTGGAACTCGGAACCTCGATGGTCGCAAGGCCGGAACTCAGGCCATTGCGCACACGGGTCAGGTAATCAGCGACGGGATCGGTCTGCATGGTTTCCTACCAGCTCGACTTCGTCATGCCGGGGACGTAACCCTCATGGGCTGCTTCGCGCAGGCAGATCCGGCAGATGCCGAACTTGCGG
The sequence above is a segment of the Thermoleophilia bacterium genome. Coding sequences within it:
- the rpmD gene encoding 50S ribosomal protein L30, producing the protein MAKLTITQTRSNIHNNPHQKGTLQALGLGKIGRKVQREDSPQLQGQLTVVSHLVEVEGPNE
- the rplO gene encoding 50S ribosomal protein L15 — its product is MGLHNLSPKPGSRRPRKRIGRGQGSGTGKTSGRGHGGQGQRAGNKKNSKHEGGQNPIHMRMRKLRGPHMKKSMPFENFRTTTQPVNLSDLEERFEAGAEVTPETLKDAGLATRSHPVKILAKGEISKGLTVRAHGFSATAKEKIEAAGGSCELIEG
- the rpsE gene encoding 30S ribosomal protein S5, whose protein sequence is MVSPKGLDLQERVIEINRVAKVVKGGRRFSFTALVAVGDEESVVGIGYGKAREVPLAIQKAVENARKNLIRIPKYNDTITHKIIGRFGAGHVVLRPASAGTGVIAGGGVRAVLELGGVKDILTKSIGTQNPINLVKATMDGIVRLRRPEEVAELRGLTIAEVLGLEPKEPKDDSKTIDGAVPEEAPAEAEAPAKAETPPDIAALESKAEADVAAGEGAVVADPSTVASSEVEAEVAAEEQLDAGTVEAAEEVQAEEEVAEDAEKTDTAEAKREVE
- the rpsH gene encoding 30S ribosomal protein S8, coding for MQTDPVADYLTRVRNGLSSGLATIEVPSSKLKLEISRILTEQGYITGFEKEAAEVGEKISVRLKYTKDHLPVITGIERVSRPGRRRYVRHTAVPRVYGGTGTAIVSTSHGVMTGHEAKKEGVGGEVVAYVW
- the rplR gene encoding 50S ribosomal protein L18; amino-acid sequence: MTVTTNRQRRQRRRYRVRAKISGTAERPRLSVYRSNRGIFAQLIDDVDGKTLAAANWTEAELRKLDRTEQAKKAGVLLAERAKKAGVETCVFDRSGYRYHGRVKALAEGAREGGLEF
- the rplF gene encoding 50S ribosomal protein L6, encoding MSRIGKQPISIPDNVEVDVKPGVVTVKGPKGELVQEVSTEMTVKSSDGQITVERPTDRGPHRALHGLTRSLIANQIEGVTNGYEKRLDIQGVGYRAAAKGKGLELALGYSHPVTIEATDGIDFEVPQPTEVIVRGIDKQKVGQVAANIRESRPPEPYKGKGIRYRDEHVARKVGKRV